The sequence below is a genomic window from Lolium perenne isolate Kyuss_39 chromosome 7, Kyuss_2.0, whole genome shotgun sequence.
AACTGCATATATGTATCCTAGATTCTGTTACCATCAAAAGTATTTACATGTCTTAAAGATGAGTGTAACAAAAGCACTTATTTCAGTGACTAAGTCGACAAACATCTATTATTGTAAGGCTCTGGAAATAGCACAACAAACTGCAAGCATACTGGAGCAAATAATGATAATTAATGAACACCATCATGCTGAACTACCTATAACACTAAAAAAATAGTACTATATCTATAAATGGCTGTGGCTCAATGTTGTTCCATGATTTGCGTGTGTGCAAACATAGGGAGGAATTTATTGGTGGAGATATGGCATTTCTTCGTATACCAACAACGAATTAACTTAACCTATGAGAGACATAAATTCACGATTTAGATGAGAAATAGAAGGTCAGTCCATCTCCTTTTACAGAAGGAAAAGGCCATATACCCTAGCATACCTCCTGACATGCAAACCACAAACCAACAAGAGCAACCGACAAGCACAAAGAGCCACCAGACAATGAGATGCAACACCATGAATCCAATATAAAAAATTGCCTCAAAATCCAAAACCGTGACACCCCTCCTCTCAGTAATTATAACACAAATCGCCTTGCACTGAACACTTCAAGACTAATCATTGCTATGACGAACGGAATTTCctccagtcacacgaaccgatatCTTTGTACTCCACCAGCCGCCACCTTAACCCAGAAAAACCAATCCACGCCGGCACAATCGCCCGTTCAACCAAAACAATCAGGCAATTCGGTCACACACAGCCGCCGTGGACTCCCGACGAGTCGCCGCTACATGGAGGGAAACCCGCCCTTCCCCCACAGGAGCACGGAATTCACCCAACAGATACACATGGAGGCGACACCAGGAGGGTACCTTCCACACAAACAGCACCATATACCGGCAGAACTAATCGAACAAAACAAAGGAGGGGCGCGCATCGTACCTAGAGTCGCCGGAGGAGTCCACGAATCGGTGAACCCGAGGAGTCGGAGTAAACCCTAGGAGATATGACCGGGGACAGGAAGACAGGAGAAGATGCGACGGAAGGAGGCGAGGACGAACCAATAGGTCCGAGTTGTCTATAGTAGGGCGTTTTTAGAATGTGGGTCGATTTCTTTCTGCCTTTCTTTGGGAGCGTCTGCGTCACTTGCGCCggaatgtttttttttttttttttttttgagggaaacgCGTGCTCTTTATTGATCAATAAACATAATGTCATTACACAGAGCCTCTCGGATACAATCCGGAGTAACACCACGCCACACAGCGCTAACTAAAGAAAAACACTCTCTAGCTAACCGATGAGCAGCAACGTTGAGCACGCGAAGCACATGACAAAAACCACATGAAGTAAACCGTCTTGAGATAGCCTTAATATCTTCGATGACTATGCCGTACGGAGAACGATCGGTCACAGAAGATTTTATTCTTTGTATCACCGAAAGACAATCGGAAGCAATGATAATCTTCGAAAAACCCTCATCAAGAGCAAACAAGGCAGCCTTGCGGACGGCAAGAGCCTCACTTGATTACGGTGTCACAACATTATCCGATCGCTCGCCACAAGCAGCGATACAATTACCAGTGTGGTCTCTTGCAACAATACCAGCTCCCATTTGCTTTGATGCCGAAAAGATAGCTGCATCAACATTCACCAGAACCGTACCTTCCGGCGGCGGAACCCATTTAGCACCAGAAGAAAGCTCACGCCTATGGTTAGTAGCAGATTTGTAAAGATGAACTAGGATCATTTCAATATATGCATTCACTTTGGCAGCCAAGGACGTAGGATGCAAAACACCTTCGCCCTCTCGAGCTTTGTTCCTTGCATCCCATATGTGCCACATAGCAGTAATAGCAGCAGTAATCTGAACATCAGAACCACGATCCAGAAACTCCATAACCCAGGTTCTTGGAGATATAAATGACTTCATTCGAAGATGAATATCATGTTCAGATTGGATTCCTTGCCAAACTTCCCTGGCATATGGGCAAAGCAACAAGGCATGTTCAACTGTTTCATGCTTGTTGCAGAAGACACACTCTGTTGACGCCGGAATATTACGTTTTTGAAACTGGTGTCCGCAAGGAAGACAATCATGGGCAAACCTCCACATAGTGATAATCATCTTGCCTGGCGCTTTCAAGAGTTGTTGAAGAAGAGCCCAGACCAGACTTGCTCCGATCGACCGCAAAGCGATCCTCACGGGCTAGGTGATAAGCGGATCTGACCGTATACTGACCGAAGCGAGCATGAGGCCAGGACATGTGGTCTGCTCCACCATGGCGACTAATAGGCACCTGCAACACCTTGCTAGCTATATCGCCATCAAAGATTGAGCGAACTAACTCCACATTCCAAGCCTTCACGTCTTCAAGAATTAAAGAGTCAACCGTCTGGTCTCGAGGGATGGGCACCAAAGGTTGCAgcatgtatggtttcaaaccgggGATCCAAGAATCAGTTAGGATCTTTGTCTTTGCTCCATCGCCAATACCCCATTGGATCCCTTTCTTCACCAACTTCATACCAAACTTAATACTCCTCCAAGTATAGGAGGAGGAGCGCGGTTGCGGTGCATCCAGTACATCACAATCCGGAAAATAACGTGCTTTGAGCACTCTGGCACAAAGAGAATTCAGTTCAGTTATTAGGCGCCAACATTGTCGCCCCAACATTGCTTGATTAAACAAGACCATGTCTCTGAAGCCCAAGCCTCCCAAAGATTTCGGTGTTGACAACCATTCCCAAGAGCGCCAATGGAGTTTCCTCTTCCCATTTTCCAATCCCCACCACTGATTCGCAATGGCTTTCCTCATCGAGTCACAGTTAGACACCGGGATTTGGAAACAACTCATCACATGTGTCGGTATAGCTTGAATTACAGACTTGAGAAATACCTCACTTCCTTTTCTAGAGAGTGGACGATCAGAGCATCTGTTCATTTGTTTCCACATCCGATTAAACAAGTAACGGAAAGTATTGACAGGGGAACGTCCAACATCTGTTGGCATCCCAAGGTAAGTTTCCTGTAAAGCTTCTGATTCAACATTTAATTTCTGCTTCACAAGACTCTTGATAGCCACTGGACAATGAGAACCAAAAAAGATCGAAGATTTATCCAAATTAATTTTTTGACCAGAACCACCACAGTAGGTTTCCAAGGTCCTCTGAAGGGCATTCACACTTTTCTCATCACTACGAGCAAAGGAAATACTGTCATCTGCAAACAGTAGATGTGATATAGGGGGGCCAAGTCTGCCATTACGTAAGCCTTGTAGCTCACCTTGGTCCGCCCTTTGTTGCAGAAGACAGGATAGTCCTTCCGTACAGAGAAGAAAGAGATAGGGGCTAATTGGGTCCCCTTGCCTAATACCCCTCGAGGGGATAACCGGATCAGTGAGCTCACCGTTGACACGCACTGCATATCGAGCTGAAGTGACACAACACCTCATCACAGTATCAATCCAAGTGTGACTGAAACCTAATTTCTGGAGACATCCTCGAAGAAAATTCCATTCCACTCGGTCATATGCCTTCATCATGTCAACTTTAAGAGCAAAGAACGGCCGTTTAGCCCGTTGTTGTCTAATAGTGTGAAAGCACTCATAAGCAATCAGGACATTATCAGTAATTAAGCGTCCATGAACAAATGCACTCTGATTCTCAGACACAACCAACGGCAAGATCAGCTTCAAACGATTTGCAAGAACCTTCGATGCAATCTTGTAAATAACATTGCATAAGCTGATAGGGCGGAAATTTTTCACGAGTTCCGGGTTAGTTACCTTTGGAATCATCACAATAACTGAGTCACAAAAACCATCGGGTAATGAACCACCATGCAAAAAGCTTCTGATAGCCTGACATAACTCCGCTTCGAGAAATTTCCAATGGGTCTGATAAAACAACGCAGGAAAACCATCAGGACCTGGTGCTTTAGTTGGGCCCATTTGAAATAGAGCTGACTTAATCTCCTCGTTGGTATACTCCTTGGTCAGGTCTGCATTCATTTCAGTTGATACTTTGGAAGGAATAGAATCGAGTACAGCATCCATGGAAACAGTAGGTTCCGACGTGAAGAGCTCTCCATAGAATTGCTGAACCATTCTTTTAATTTCCTCCTGATCATCACACCTAGAGCCATCTTCTCGTCTTAGAGATTTAATTCTATTAGATCGCTTGCGAGCCGTTGCCTTGGCATGAAAAAACGCGGTATTACGATCACCCTCGCGTAGCCAATCCACACGTGAACGTTGGCGAGCCATGATCTCTTCCCGCTCGAACATTTCGCAAAGATCCTTCTCAATTTTGCGAATGACATGCAGGTCGGCATCTCGTGCATTCAAACGCAATTGTTGCAGATGCCTTTCTAGCCTCTGGATTTTTTTCCGTACCGCACTAAAAGATTCAcggctccaagatttcaaagaaccTGCAACCTGTTGGAGAGTGGACCAAGTCGAGTGCAGTGAAGGCGAATCACTAGCATTGACGGTCCAAGCCTTCTCAAAAACCTCCTTATAATCCGGAGCTCGCAGCCAAGCAGCCTCGAAACGAAAACCAGTTTGAACAGGAGCTTTGTACTTAATTTCGTTCAGCTTTGAGAGAGTAATTGAGATGGCAAGGTGATCGGATGTTGTAGTAACGATGTTCTCCACTACACAGTCATCATAAATCTCCATGAAACCAGCGTTAGCAACAGCCCGATCCAAGCGTACCTTGACATGATCATCTTCTGATTGTCTGTTATTCCAAGTAAACTTGGGCCCTATGAAGCCCAGATCAGTCAGTCCGCAATCATCCAGGCATTCCCGAAATAAAGCCATTTGAGAATCAGCTCTATCACGTATGCCAATATGTTCATCCTGAGTCAGAGGCTCAGAGCCTCATTAAAATCTCCACAACATATCCAAGGTCCATCCCAAGATTCACGGATACGTCTTAGGAGAGTCCAAAACACATGGCGTTGGTCTCTCCTTGGCTCTCCATAAACAAAAGTTGCTCTCCATGGTACCTCCATCTCCGACGAGATCATCACATTGATGCAATGCGAATTATAGCCTTTCAGAGATACAGAATATTGTGGTAACCAGAACAGAGCTAGACCTCCGCTGAGACCAATACTACTCACCGCAAAGCTTCCAGAATAGCCCAGTGACCACATGAAGTTTTGAGCCCTAGTATCCTTCATCTTTGTCTCCGATAGAAAGAGGAAGGAGGGTCGATGCGTCCGCAAAAGATAGCGGAGCTCGCCAACCACCGAGTCCGACCCAAGTCCTCGGCAGTTCCAGCAGAGTAGACTCATTGCGTCGGGCGGGACTGCTCTGCAGTCGCCACCAGATCCGCCGATCGAGGTGATGTCACCTGGACACCCATTTTGAGTTTCTTGTTAAGTGATGAGTCTGAATCTGCCACTTGTTCATTTCCACCATCGTCCGTGGCCAGCGCGATAGTGGTCGACACAATCAATGCCCCTTCGGGCACCTCGGTAGAGGGAAGAACAGCCGTGGGTGGCTGCAATGGCACCTTGGGCCTATACTCCTTGCGTTTCTGCCCAGCAGTACGTGGCTTGTCTCCCTTCACCAAATCAGCAACATCGCCAGAAATGTTCAATGCCGCCCCTCTCGGCTTTCGCTGCCGTGTTTGCTTCGGTTTCACTGGTGACGCTATCTCACCTGACTTGTTCTTATCCTTCTGATCTTTTGTCGAGGTGCTATGAGGCTGCACCTTTGGGTCTCCACGATCCTGACTTTGTCTAGACCCTCGATCACTTGCAAAGGATCCCTGACCTGAAAATGTCCCAGACGCTTTCTTCTTTCGCTCGTCGGGAACACACAAACGGGGACCGTGGTATGGAAGGAGGCCATCTGCATCCCGTTCTGCCGGAGTAGGACACGCAATCGAAGAGTGGCCCAACCATCCGCAAGAGAAGCAGAAGGTTGGAAGCCGCTCATACATGATAGAAAAATGATCTAGCTGCTGTCTTTTCTGCGAGAAAACCGAGACACATCGCAAGAGAGGCTCTGAAATATTAACAGTAGCACGAAAGCGCAGGTAGTCTCCCCAAGCACGTCCTTGATTATCCACGTCCATCTTCCCAACCTCGCCCACTCGGCCAGCCAATTGCTTCCCACGATTATCATTCATGAGGCCGAATGGAAGGTTCAGGATGCGAacccagaggcataacttctcgaaacGGTAATCAGACGAACCCAGACTTGGATCAAAATCACTCAGAATAACAGCATGTGTGCCAACAGTCCAAGGGGATCCTTCCTTAACACGAGTCAAATCAGCCTCAGTCGCAAATTCAGCCAAGAAACGGTTCTTACCCATCGTTCTGATCTGAAGCCCTTTAGGATTACCCCAGGCTGGACAGAGAGCAGATCGGATCGTCGAGATGTGGAGCGGGTTGGGTGCCAGGACCATTCCGACAAACGCCCATGCAGGGCAGCCAAGATCTTCATCGCCTTCATCCTCAAAAACAAACGTTTCAGACTCCTGTGTCGTGAGTCTCAGGTTGCCCATCATCTCCGCCACGTCGTCGCCGGTCGTAGCGTCGGGAGGAGAGGTGCTTGATGACGCCTTTTGCTTTGGCAAATCACCGGAGGTAACCGCCAGGTTCTGAACAGGATTAACCTGGTCAGAGGGGGTCTTCCCAGATGCAAACTCTTTGCCGTTCATGGCGACGCGTGAGTCCAGAAGATCGAACACGACGCAGCCAGACGACGGGAGAGCTTAGGGAGGATTTGAGGGGCGGAGGTGAGGGAATCGCTACCACCATACAGGGTCAGGAGACTAGGATCGCCACAATCGCCAGAGCGGGGCAGAGACCCTAGAAACCGACAGACAGTTACCGACTTAGGGGCATTTTGTTTCTGTGTGTGAGAAGGAGTGGCAGCCACCATCTTTGCGCCGGAATGTTAAACCATCACCACTCGCGTCCCAAAAACTAAACTATATAAGGCGTACCGGACAGAAAAAACGTTTTTTATTCACGTCTCTTAAACCCGTTTTTTGTCCGGCGTACTCTGATACGGTATTCGACGCCCCGAGCTTGTCCCCGCCCACGGGgatgctccgggcacgccggacacaacgaaaagcgaggcgagctcccacatgtcggcgagtaTTTGCATAAATCGTTGATTCGCGTCtttttttctcgtcgctccttccttcctgcgcctcccacccctccgtCGCCGCTGGATTTGCTGGCCGTTTCGGCATCTGATCTTCTAAGAGTCGGCACCGTCGTCGCGGCTGGCTCCCTGAACGCAGCGCCAAATCCACCCCACCTCCGCGCatacaaggtgctcgacgacttgccaggtaggcgcgattggccgctgttcgttgagttgtctgcctcggcgcaattttaaccattgattttgctttagacatggatagcgacgatgagatgtttgccctgctgctggaggacgagcaagccttcgatgaCGACCtctgggagcatttgctgatcatcgcattcctccaggacatggttgatgccgAGGCAGAGAAGAGAAAGAGgtcgcgccgcggaggatcaaggccggggagaaagaagtccaagccccggcagaggatggagggtcataccatgctgcacaacgactactttgcAGATGGTGCAACACATGAAGACAATTTTTGGcaccggtacaggatgagcaagggtctgttcatgaatatcctccacggcgttcgagagttcgacccctacttcaagttcAAGCTCGACGATGTAGGAGTTGTCGGGTTCTCGttgattcagaagtgcaccgccgccatgaggatgcttgcacacgaagcacctgccgatacacaggacgactaccttcgcatgagtgagtctactgtcattgagtgcatgtacaagttttgccgagctgttgTGGGAAAGTTTggaaaatactacttgagagggccaactgaggaagtgactgcaaggatcatggcacaaaatgctgtcaGAGGATTTCCtgaaatgcttggaagcatcgattgcatgcactggtcatggaagaactgcccgtttacttggcaaggtatatacaaagggcgtcatggatattgcagtgtggtgcttgaagctgtggcagattatgacctgtgaatttggcattctttctttggcatggcgggatgccgggatcacacaatggcatcaacgtgttgcagcagtctccggtgttcagcagactagtggaagagcatgctccaccatgcaactatgaggtcaatggccaccaatataccaaaggctattatctagtcgatggtatatatccaaaatgggccacttttgtcaaaacaatctcgaatccaccaggtctgaagaattcccactttgctacgcGATAGGAGGCTtgtaggaaggatgtcgagcgggcatttggtgtgtttCAAGCACAATTTTCCATTGtctggtaccctgctctaagctggtctcacgaccaaatgtgggaggtgatgcagccttgtgtaatcatgcacaatgtgatcatcgaggatgaccgcaagaatcatgccaggacacatgtttgtccctatgagtgtgagggtcctcttgcggaggttgatcatgagttgcctgcagattttgctgatttcctcgccatgcacgcagagatccgtgacagcaatgttcatgatcaacttcaagctgatctcgttgagcatttgtggaggatcaaaggaaatgccgcggcaccttgatctagccctatttattacaTGTGTTTAGTTGTTGTActgtttgttgtattttaatttgaaaactaTCTCTACAAACATATTTATTCCTATGTTATATTTGATAAATTATTGTGTGTTAAAAAAGCTTTAAAAAATgtttggggcggcgtttgggggacgcagctggggagcgacgtcccccaaatgcggcacgaacaaaacacgtctccaaacgctcaatccggcgcggtttgggggacgctttgggggacgcgactggagatgctcttaggtcaTCTCCAACGGGGCAACCCATCGGCGTTCGGATGAGTTGCGCCGGATAAAATCGCGACAAAGTGGAtggttgatgtctactcacgcttcttttcctgtagacagtgttgggcctccaagagcagaggtttgtagaacagcagcaagtttcccttaagtggatcacccaaggtttatcgaactcagggaggaagaggtcaaagatatccctctcatgcaaccctgcaaccacaaagcaagaagtctcttgtgtccccaacacacctaatacacttgtcagatgtataggtgcactagttcggcgaagagatagtgaaatacaggtggtatgaatatatatgagcagcagtaacgtcaccagaaaatagcttgatgctacaactggcgtgtggttgatggtggtaatattgcggacagtacagatgcagtagaacagtaaacaagcagcgatagcagtattggaaacaaggcctagggatcatactttcactagtgaacactctcaacattgatcacataacagaataaataaatagatgctagactctacactctcttgttggatgatgaacaccactaactgtgtaggattacacgaaccctcaatgccggagttaacaagctccacaatattcgatattcatgtttaaataaccttagagtgcatgacagatcaacataaccaaaccaagtactaacatagcatgcacactgtcaccttcacgctacgaaaggaggcatagatcacatcaatactatcatagcaatagttaacttcataatctacaagagatcacaatcataacctacgccaagtactacacgatgcacacactgtcacctttacaccgtgcaggaggaatagactactttaataacatcactagagtagcacatagatgaattgtgatacaaaactcatatgaatctcaatcatgtaaggcagctcatgagatcattgtattgaagtacataggagagagattaaccacatagctaccaagatgacccttagcctcgagggagaactactccctcctcatgggagacagcagcgttgatgaagatggcggtggtgtcgatggagaagccttccgggggcacttccccgtcccggcggcgtgccggaacagagactcctgtcccccagatcttggcttcgtgatggaggcggctctggaaggtttctcataccgtggcttttccgtatcgaagatttaggtcagggacctttaaataggcgaagaggcggagtcggaagggcgatGAGGCGGtgacacgctaggggggcgcggccaaggcctgggacgcgccaccctgtcatctggtggccctgtggcccccctctagtggctctcgggtgttatggaagcttcgtggaattttaagactctgggcgttgatttcgtccaattccgagaatatttccttactaggatttctgaaaccaaaaacagtgaaacgaggcggcccttcggcatctcgtcaataggttagttccaaaaaatgcataaatatgacataaagtatgcataaaacatgtagatatcatcaataatgtggcatggaacataagaaattatcgatacgtcggagacgtatcaatggtcgcGGTGTCTGGGACGACCCAAACTCGGTCCAAATCTGGGTCAGATTTGCGTGGTCGCGGATGGCACGCAGCGTCCTCGCGCATCTGCCTGCTCACCTACCTGGGCCTAGCTGTCAGTGGGCGGGCGCATGTCTTATTAAATGTCGACTGGGAGGGGACTGTCCATGTCCAGTCCACTTCCCCACTCCCAGTCCAACTCCCTAAGCGCATCCGCCGCCATGGCCCTGAAGAGAGCTTTCGCTCCCAGCACCAACGACGACGAGGCGGGCAACAACCAGCGGATCGCGCCAGTGCTGAGGGCTGCCCGGCACCACGGCGGCCTCCATATCCAGGATGCGGGCCAAGCTGCCGCGGCATTGTGCAATCTGCGCCAGTGCCGAAGcctgaggaggaggacgaccctgACCTCCGCGCCGCTCTGGCGGCGTCCCTCGAGGAGGAGGCCGCCAAGTGGCCGCATCTTGCGGAGGTGCGCAGCACCtccgcgatggaggaggaggccaggcaggcgatcgaggacgccaaggactggGCTTTGCTGGGCCAAGCGCGCCGGCAGGAGGAGGTTGGGCGCCGGCACGAGGAGGCTAGGCGCCAGGCGGAGCAGGAGCGCACCTCCGCCTTAGGGAGGAGGCGGAGCTGCGGGCGGACAGCCCTCCGGACCCGCAGCCGGCTCTGGAAGAGGCCTAGTGGTCATCATGGCTGCAGTCCCCGGCGGGCGCTCGAGCCACAACAGCGCATCGCCGCCCGGGGGCATCAGCGACGCCCACGGCGACGAGGTCAACTGGGATTAGGCGGCGCGCCGGTGGCCACCTCGTCCACCTCAAACCCTAGGTAGGGTTTTATCTtctttttttagtttaaagcccacATAGAGGGCTTTATTTTGtataaatttgcccaaaatagggcatatgtttatAAATTTGCCTAAAATAGGGCAGACCTATGTTTTAAGTTTAattatttttcttttttctttttttgtggtCTTTGACTTTGGCGGTGCGTCCGTGCGTTTGGCGCATTGCGCGACCCAACAGGACCGTCGGCCATGTCCGCGTGTCCGTGCGGCCAGCCAAACGGTCCAATCCGGACGGGCCAATGTGTACGGTTTGGGTCGGcgcgttggagatgctcttaggcccGTCTCCAACGGGGCAACCTTTACCGGAATATGCGGAAAGTGCATTTGTATCCATGCCCACCGGCCCAACACGTACATACGCGCCACCATCATTAAGGATTTGGACCGCTTCATTCATGACCCGCGCGAGTCGACGCACCGTTGGGTCCAGCGCTGGCAAGATCAGTGGACCACCTCCACCAGGATCAGGGCCGACACCGCCATCTACTGCTTCAACCGTTGCTACCGCTACGAGCCCCTCATCGCCAATCTCAAACAATGCAGCAGGGACGTCCTCACTATGACGAAGCTCATGGACATCGCCAGGCGCTACGCGGATGAAGCTCCACCGTTGACTCAGACGATGAGTTCGGTCAGCGGCGTAGTCTCCGACCCTCACGCAACAACGGTCGTCGCGATGACTATCGCTTCAGCAGCAATCACACGGGAGGCAACAAACGGCGCAAGGATGGACCCAGCGAGTTCGTCGCGAATGCCAGCTAAGGCCAGCGCGAACCCAAAAGAAGCCACAGTGACGACCGCGCCCCACGGGCAGATCGCCCACCCGGGAAGCGCTTCTCCGCAAAAAAGTTGCTCGACGCTCCCTGCATCTACCACAGCAGGGAGGGGAAACCCACCACGCACACCACCGCAAACTGCTTTTCGCTCAAGCTGATCGAGAAGGCACTCCGCGCCAAGGAAAATGATGGCGGGGACCAGAACAAGCACCAGCACTATAACATGTACAAGCCCAAGGAATACGGCTTCAGTCACTACGCCGGATCCTTCCACACCTTCACTTGGGTCGTCGATCGGCGTGACAAGAAAGTCCTCGCCCGCGCACTCGCCGTCAACGCAGTCGTCGTGGACGTGTCACGGTGGGTGAacttgatgcgggctaagcccgtg
It includes:
- the LOC139833746 gene encoding uncharacterized protein, whose protein sequence is MSLLCWNCRGLGSDSVVGELRYLLRTHRPSFLFLSETKMKDTRAQNFMWSLGYSGSFAVSSIGLSGGLALFWLPQYSVSLKGYNSHCINVMISSEMEDEHIGIRDRADSQMALFRECLDDCGLTDLGFIGPKFTWNNRQSEDDHVKVRLDRAVANAGFMEIYDDCVVENIVTTTSDHLAISITLSKLNEIKYKAPVQTGFRFEAAWLRAPDYKEVFEKAWTVNASDSPSLHSTWSTLQQVAGSLKSWSRESFSAVRKKIQRLERHLQQLRLNARDADLHVIRKIEKDLCEMFEREEIMARQRSRVDWLREGDRNTAFFHAKATARKRSNRIKSLRREDGSRCDDQEEIKRMVQQFYGELFTSEPTVSMDAVLDSIPSKVSTEMNADLTKEYTNEEIKSALFQMGPTKAPGPDGFPALFYQTHWKFLEAELCQAIRSFLHGGSLPDGFCDSVIVMIPKSAFVHGRLITDNVLIAYECFHTIRQQRAKRPFFALKVDMMKLDMQCVSTVSSLIRLSPRGVLGKGTQLAPISFFSVRKDYPVFCNKGRTKITAAITAMWHIWDARNKAREGEGVLHPTSLAAKVNAYIEMILVHLYKSATNHRRELSSGAKWVPPPEGTVLVNVDAAIFSASKQMGAGIVARDHTGNCIAACGERSDNVVTP